The following coding sequences are from one Clostridioides difficile ATCC 9689 = DSM 1296 window:
- a CDS encoding PTS sugar transporter subunit IIA, translating into MNKLVNVKCSFKIHVNSKEEAIISLVDVVSKEGYLIDKNQFLKDVLKREETLSTYIGHGIGLPHSQSVGVKNSCITIGKLDTPIEWTEEGEKVDLIFLISVTKDNENNLHLKILSKLARLLMHESFRNQIRCSDEQTVYNLIKEKIEEED; encoded by the coding sequence ATGAATAAATTAGTTAATGTAAAATGTTCATTTAAAATACATGTTAATTCAAAAGAAGAAGCCATTATATCGTTAGTTGATGTAGTGTCAAAAGAAGGATATTTAATAGATAAAAATCAATTTTTAAAAGATGTTTTAAAGAGAGAAGAAACATTGTCGACTTATATTGGACATGGTATAGGTCTTCCTCATAGTCAAAGTGTAGGTGTTAAAAACTCTTGTATTACAATAGGAAAGCTTGATACTCCTATTGAATGGACAGAAGAAGGAGAAAAAGTGGATTTAATATTTTTGATATCAGTAACAAAAGACAATGAAAATAATCTTCATTTAAAGATTTTATCAAAATTAGCACGTTTATTGATGCATGAAAGTTTTAGAAATCAAATTAGATGTTCAGATGAACAAACTGTTTATAATCTTATAAAAGAAAAAATAGAGGAGGAAGATTAA
- a CDS encoding PTS fructose transporter subunit EIIC: protein MRILKFLQKHLMTATSYMIPFVVAGGILFALSVTLSGQAAVPETGWLAKLNQIGAAGLALFIPILGGYIAFSMADKPGLAPGMIGAYLAKEVNAGFIGGIIAGFIAGFVVLQLKKIKLAPTMRTLGSIFIYPLVGTLITGGIIVFLIGEPIASFMTWMTNWLNGMSGVSKIPLGGILGGMIASDMGGPINKVAATFAQTQVDTLPYLMGGVGVAICIPPIGLGLATLLFPKKFSKEERDSGKASLLMGCVGITEGAIPFATSDPVRVIPCIMAGSIVGNIMAFLLGCLNHAPWGGLIVLPVVDNRLGYIASVLTGAVVVAVLMKLVKKDVKEDEEIEEDLDESIELIFEEL, encoded by the coding sequence ATGAGAATTTTAAAGTTTTTGCAAAAACATCTTATGACAGCAACATCTTATATGATTCCATTTGTGGTTGCAGGAGGAATATTATTTGCTTTATCAGTAACTTTAAGTGGACAAGCTGCTGTTCCTGAAACAGGCTGGTTGGCTAAACTGAATCAAATTGGAGCTGCTGGCTTGGCTTTATTCATTCCTATATTAGGTGGATATATAGCATTTAGTATGGCAGATAAACCAGGATTAGCTCCAGGTATGATAGGTGCATATTTAGCAAAAGAAGTAAATGCAGGTTTTATAGGTGGTATCATAGCAGGATTTATAGCAGGATTTGTTGTTTTACAATTAAAGAAAATTAAATTAGCTCCTACAATGAGAACTTTAGGTTCTATATTTATTTATCCTTTAGTTGGTACATTGATTACAGGTGGTATAATTGTATTTTTAATTGGAGAACCTATAGCTTCTTTTATGACATGGATGACAAACTGGTTAAATGGAATGTCTGGTGTTTCTAAAATTCCTTTAGGTGGAATCTTAGGAGGAATGATAGCCTCAGATATGGGTGGCCCTATAAATAAGGTTGCTGCTACTTTTGCCCAAACTCAAGTTGACACACTTCCATATTTAATGGGTGGAGTTGGCGTTGCAATTTGTATACCTCCAATTGGTTTAGGATTAGCTACATTATTGTTTCCAAAAAAATTTAGCAAGGAAGAAAGAGATTCAGGTAAAGCTTCACTATTAATGGGATGTGTTGGAATTACAGAAGGAGCTATTCCATTTGCAACATCAGATCCAGTTAGAGTAATACCTTGTATTATGGCTGGGTCGATTGTAGGAAATATTATGGCTTTTTTATTAGGATGTTTAAATCATGCACCCTGGGGAGGTCTGATAGTGTTACCTGTAGTTGACAATAGGTTGGGGTATATTGCATCAGTATTAACTGGAGCAGTAGTTGTTGCGGTATTAATGAAATTAGTAAAAAAAGACGTGAAAGAAGATGAAGAAATTGAAGAAGATTTAGATGAATCAATTGAATTAATATTTGAAGAATTATAA
- a CDS encoding PTS fructose-like transporter subunit IIB — translation MKIVAVTSCPSGVAHTYMSAESLELSAKKFGIEIKVETQGSSGIDNELSLKDIDEATCVILTNDVEIRNMERFKGKKVVRMSVSEIIKKSDALIKKIKDTFQ, via the coding sequence ATGAAAATTGTAGCAGTAACATCTTGTCCTAGTGGAGTAGCACATACTTACATGTCGGCTGAATCACTTGAATTATCAGCCAAAAAATTTGGTATAGAAATAAAGGTTGAGACTCAAGGAAGCTCTGGAATAGATAATGAATTGTCACTTAAAGATATTGATGAAGCAACTTGTGTAATATTGACTAATGATGTTGAGATTAGAAATATGGAACGTTTTAAAGGAAAGAAGGTAGTAAGAATGAGTGTATCTGAGATAATTAAGAAATCTGATGCATTAATTAAGAAAATAAAAGATACTTTTCAATAA